In the genome of Streptomyces sp. NBC_00190, one region contains:
- the fxsA gene encoding FxsA family membrane protein, whose protein sequence is MTTGVPTSTAPRRRSPARTFLPLAIAAWLILEIWLLSLVADAAGGLAVAALLAGGMILGVVVIKRAGRRAFKNLADTFQQAQQGRQPAAQQPGQGNGLTMLAGLLLIMPGLISDVAGLLCLLPPVRAWIGRSAARSLERKMASAPAGSFGDAFTQTRIHYPDGKVVQGEVIREDRPQQPGGTGGPGDTAYRPPLAP, encoded by the coding sequence ATGACGACCGGCGTTCCCACATCGACGGCCCCCCGGCGGCGCTCACCCGCCCGTACGTTCCTCCCCCTGGCGATCGCCGCCTGGCTGATCCTGGAGATCTGGCTGCTCAGCCTGGTCGCCGACGCGGCCGGCGGGCTCGCCGTCGCCGCGCTGCTCGCGGGCGGGATGATCCTGGGCGTGGTGGTCATCAAGCGGGCCGGGCGACGTGCCTTCAAGAACCTCGCGGACACTTTCCAGCAGGCCCAGCAGGGACGGCAGCCCGCCGCGCAGCAGCCCGGCCAGGGCAACGGCCTCACCATGCTGGCGGGCCTGCTCCTGATCATGCCCGGCCTGATCTCCGACGTGGCGGGCCTGCTCTGCCTGCTCCCGCCGGTCCGGGCATGGATCGGCCGGAGCGCGGCCCGTTCGCTGGAGCGCAAGATGGCCTCGGCCCCCGCCGGCTCCTTCGGCGACGCCTTCACGCAGACCCGCATCCACTACCCCGACGGCAAGGTCGTCCAGGGCGAGGTCATCCGCGAGGACCGGCCGCAGCAGC